From Ignavibacteriota bacterium, the proteins below share one genomic window:
- a CDS encoding KamA family radical SAM protein, producing MELWQELLRQSVDTGKDLVERFGFDKDLADRLNKFFHIRINPYYLSLIRHPGDPIWLQCIPDAKELMDDGLPEDPLAEDSHSPVPSIVHRYPDRVLFLTTSQCSMYCRFCTRKRKVGDSTKINMKYIQDGIDYIAKHPEIRDVILSGGDPLTLTDVMVEKILKGLRQIPHVEMIRLGTKIPCVLPQRITPKLCKIIKKYHPVYVNTHFNHPWECTPEAKRACEMLADAGVPIGNQAVLMRGVNDDAEVMKELFRKLLTMRVRPYYLYQADITKGTDYFRTPVSKGLEIMDKLRGHTSGLAIPAYVIDAPGGGGKIPILPQYVIGRAGKNIILRNYKYEIFTYPDVEENPVNHNPPVEKPFLRKRRNGNGKHEPEHETVEVMA from the coding sequence ATGGAACTCTGGCAAGAGTTACTTCGTCAAAGCGTTGACACAGGAAAAGATTTAGTCGAACGGTTCGGGTTTGATAAAGACCTCGCCGACCGGCTGAATAAATTTTTCCACATTCGAATCAATCCATATTATCTCAGTTTGATTCGCCACCCCGGAGACCCCATCTGGCTTCAGTGCATTCCCGATGCAAAGGAGTTGATGGATGACGGTTTACCGGAAGACCCGTTAGCAGAAGATTCACACAGTCCCGTGCCGAGCATTGTGCACCGGTATCCCGACCGCGTATTGTTTCTGACGACAAGTCAATGTTCGATGTACTGCCGATTCTGCACGCGCAAGCGGAAGGTCGGCGACTCAACGAAGATAAACATGAAGTACATTCAGGACGGAATTGATTACATCGCGAAGCATCCTGAAATCCGCGATGTCATTCTTTCCGGCGGCGACCCGCTCACGCTCACCGATGTGATGGTGGAAAAAATCCTGAAAGGTTTGCGGCAGATTCCTCATGTTGAGATGATTCGTCTTGGAACGAAGATTCCGTGTGTGCTTCCTCAGCGCATCACTCCGAAACTTTGCAAGATTATCAAGAAGTATCATCCGGTGTATGTGAACACACATTTTAATCATCCGTGGGAATGTACTCCCGAAGCAAAGCGTGCATGTGAAATGCTTGCCGATGCCGGAGTTCCTATTGGCAATCAGGCAGTGTTGATGCGCGGTGTGAACGATGACGCTGAAGTAATGAAAGAGTTGTTCAGAAAACTCTTGACGATGCGTGTGCGTCCGTACTATCTCTATCAAGCCGACATTACGAAGGGAACGGATTATTTCCGCACACCTGTCAGCAAAGGGTTGGAGATTATGGACAAACTTCGAGGGCATACTTCCGGCTTGGCAATTCCCGCGTATGTGATTGATGCGCCCGGCGGCGGCGGAAAGATTCCTATTCTTCCGCAGTACGTCATTGGTCGCGCAGGAAAGAATATTATTCTCCGAAACTACAAGTACGAGATTTTCACTTATCCCGATGTTGAAGAAAATCCTGTTAACCACAATCCACCTGTTGAAAAACCATTTCTCCGCAAGCGAAGAAATGGAAACGGCAAGCACGAGCCGGAACATGAGACGGTGGAAGTGATGGCGTAA
- a CDS encoding GNAT family N-acetyltransferase, with amino-acid sequence MFSEQVSVRKFQSEDKPAIIKILRATNVFSDEEITIAIELMDDFLQKPNQQDYDVYTAVSEEGQVLGYYCVGPTPLTQGTFDLYWIAVNPDWHKQGVGSLLNRHCEELVKSLGGRLIVAETSSKPNYETTRRFYHLQGYQEVANIKDYYKPGDSLVIFGKYVQQ; translated from the coding sequence ATGTTCAGTGAACAAGTTTCAGTTAGAAAATTTCAATCAGAAGATAAACCTGCAATCATCAAAATTCTGAGAGCGACAAATGTTTTCAGTGATGAAGAAATTACAATCGCAATTGAGTTGATGGACGATTTCTTACAAAAACCGAATCAACAAGATTATGATGTGTACACCGCAGTCAGCGAAGAAGGACAAGTACTCGGTTACTACTGTGTCGGTCCGACTCCACTCACGCAGGGAACATTCGATTTGTATTGGATTGCAGTAAATCCTGATTGGCATAAACAAGGTGTAGGTAGTTTGCTCAACCGTCATTGTGAAGAATTGGTCAAGTCACTCGGTGGGCGATTGATTGTTGCTGAGACATCATCGAAACCGAATTACGAAACCACACGACGGTTCTATCATCTGCAGGGCTACCAAGAAGTTGCAAATATTAAAGACTACTACAAACCGGGTGACAGTCTTGTCATCTTCGGAAAATATGTTCAACAATAG
- a CDS encoding Uma2 family endonuclease, whose amino-acid sequence MKHSHSIFCTYDDYLTLPNDGRRYEVIDGELTMAPAPFTDHQDVLRNLEFILVSFLRKTRWGILYAAPTDVVFSMTDIVQPDLLVVARERKEIITKKNIIAAPDLVIEILSPSSTLTDRTTKKALYEKYGVKEYWIVDPDEQAIEVFNLENKIFIMMNVFKSDEQLTSKLLKELVVDLKEVFET is encoded by the coding sequence ATGAAACACTCACACTCAATCTTTTGCACGTATGATGATTACTTAACACTTCCCAATGATGGGAGACGTTATGAAGTCATTGATGGAGAACTTACTATGGCGCCAGCACCATTTACCGACCATCAAGATGTATTAAGAAACCTTGAATTCATTTTAGTTTCCTTTTTGAGAAAAACTCGATGGGGAATTTTATATGCTGCACCGACTGATGTTGTCTTTTCAATGACCGACATTGTTCAACCGGATTTGCTTGTTGTAGCTCGCGAGCGAAAAGAAATTATTACAAAGAAAAATATCATTGCCGCTCCGGATCTCGTCATAGAAATTCTCTCACCATCCTCAACTCTTACAGACAGAACAACAAAGAAAGCTCTCTACGAAAAATATGGAGTAAAGGAATACTGGATTGTTGACCCGGATGAACAAGCGATTGAAGTGTTCAATCTTGAAAACAAGATTTTCATCATGATGAATGTATTCAAATCAGATGAACAATTAACGTCGAAATTACTTAAAGAATTAGTTGTTGATTTGAAGGAAGTGTTTGAAACATAA